In one window of Gossypium arboreum isolate Shixiya-1 chromosome 4, ASM2569848v2, whole genome shotgun sequence DNA:
- the LOC108460446 gene encoding transcription termination factor MTEF1, chloroplastic codes for MQLPCLHIPPPKTPPPPLYLKFRTSHRENLRYLKAIGIIHPNTNPRNLPSPQTADYLISTVNFLKSKGIHDTDFPRLTFLCPQLFSSNFSTSEIEPVFDFLTTDLNATAQESRGLIVHCPYILFSDVEYCLKPTVEYLKGLGVEKLNEPSKQKAFLLNTRVDKLKAKIKFLRSIGLRYEEAAMVCARMPAIFGYNVEDNLRPKYEFLVGEMERSLEELKEFPQYFGFSLHKRIEPRHWHLKHRNVRIKLNRMLLGGDDRFYSKWK; via the coding sequence ATGCAGCTTCCTTGTCTCCACATCCCGCCACCCAAAACCCCTCCGCCGCCGCTCTACCTCAAATTCCGCACATCTCACCGCGAAAACCTCCGCTACCTTAAAGCCATAGGCATTATCCATCCCAACACCAACCCTCGCAATCTCCCATCCCCTCAAACCGCCGACTACCTCATCTCCACCGTCAACTTCCTCAAATCCAAAGGCATCCACGATACCGATTTCCCTCGCCTTACCTTCCTTTGTCCCCAACTCTTCTCCTCCAACTTCTCCACCTCCGAAATCGAACCGGTTTTCGATTTCTTAACCACCGATCTAAACGCCACCGCACAAGAATCCCGCGGATTGATCGTTCACTGCCCCTACATCTTATTCTCAGACGTGGAATACTGTTTGAAACCCACGGTCGAGTACCTCAAAGGACTGGGCGTCGAGAAACTGAACGAGCCGAGCAAACAGAAGGCGTTTCTATTGAACACGAGGGTGGATAAATTGAAGGCTAAGATCAAGTTCTTGAGGAGCATAGGGTTGAGATACGAAGAAGCAGCGATGGTTTGTGCGAGGATGCCAGCGATATTTGGGTACAATGTGGAGGATAATTTGAGGCCGAAATATGAGTTCTTAGTGGGGGAAATGGAGAGGAGCTTGGAGGAATTGAAGGAGTTTCCGCAGTATTTTGGGTTTAGTTTGCATAAGAGGATTGAGCCAAGGCATTGGCATTTGAAACACAGGAatgttaggattaaattgaataggatGTTGTTAGGAGGTGATGATAGGTTTTATTCTAAATGGAAATGA
- the LOC108458000 gene encoding dolichyl-diphosphooligosaccharide--protein glycosyltransferase 48 kDa subunit-like, which yields MGKLWLICIASISILLPFLCNAFSPETPTDRRVLVLLDDFAIMSSHSLYFNALKSRGFDLEFKLADDPKIALQRYGQYLYDALILFCPSVERFGGSIDVAAIVNFVDSGHDLIVAADVNASDLIREVGTECGVDFDEDPSAMVIDHIGYAVSGTEGDHTLIASDDFIKSDVILGAKKIEAPILFRGIGHAVSPANSLVLKVLSASPSAYSANPKSKLSTPPPLTGSAISLVSIVQARNNARLLITGSLSMFSNRFFRSGVQKAGSQTKHGKSGNEQFLTEISKWIFHERGHLKAINVKHHRVGETDEPALYRINDELEYSVEIYEWSGTSWEPYVANDVQLQFYMMSPYVLKTLSSDKKGLYSTSFKVPDVYGVFQFKVEHQKLGYTSLSLSKQIPVRPYRHNEYERFIPAAYPYYGAAFSMMAGFFIFSFVHLYSK from the exons ATGGGGAAATTGTGGCTGATTTGCATTGCTTCGATCTCGATCCTTCTCCCATTTCTCTGCAATGCTTTCTCTCCCGAAACGCCGACGGATCGCCGAGTCCTTGTTCTCCTCGACGACTTCGCCATCATGTCGTCACATTCCCTCTATTTCAATGCCCTCAAATCACGTGGCTTCGACCTGGAATTCAAACTCGCCGATGATCCAAAGATCGCCTTGCAACGCTACGGCCAGTATCTTTACGATGCCTTGATCCTCTTCTGCCCCTCCGTTGAAC GATTTGGAGGATCTATTGATGTTGCCGCCATTGTCAATTTTGTTGATTCGGGTCATGATTTAATTGTTGCGGCGGATGTTAATGCTTCGGATTTGATTCGGGAAGTTGGTACTGAATGTGGAGTTGATTTTGATGAG GATCCTTCGGCTATGGTTATTGATCACATTGGCTATGCTGTTTCGGGAACTGAGGGAGATCATACATTGATTGCcagtgatgattttattaagtctGATGTGATCTTAGGAGCCAAAAAAATTGAA GCTCCTATACTTTTCCGAGGCATCGGCCATGCAGTGAGTCCTGCCAATAGCTTG GTGTTGAAAGTTCTCTCAGCTTCTCCATCTGCCTATTCTGCTAATCCCAAGTCGAAGCTGTCAACTCCTCCACCATTGACTGGTTCTGCTATCTCCTTAGTTTCAATTGTCCAG GCAAGGAACAATGCACGGCTTCTGATTACTGGCTCACTAAGCATGTTCAGTAATAG GTTTTTCAGATCTGGTGTGCAGAAAGCTGGGAGCCAAACTAA ACATGGGAAATCAGGCAATGAACAATTTTTGACTGAAATTAGCaaatggattttccatgaaagAGGTCATCTTAAG GCCATAAATGTGAAACACCACAGAGTTGGGGAAACAGATGAACCTGCATTATACAGGATTAATGATGAGTTG GAATACTCAGTTGAGATCTATGAGTGGTCTGGAACAAGCTGGGAGCCATATGTTGCTAATGATGTCCAATTGCAGTTTTACATGATGAGCCCCTATGTTTTGAAAACTTTATCATCTGACAAAAAG GGTCTATATTCCACATCATTTAAGGTTCCCGATGTTTATGGTGTTTTCCAATTCAAGGTCGAGCACCAAAAGCTTGGTTATACAAGTTTATCCCTTTCAAAGCAG ATTCCTGTCAGGCCATATAGACACAATGAATATGAAAGATTCATACCTGCTGCTTACCCCTATTATGGAGCTGCATTTTCTATG ATGGCTGGATTCTTTATCTTCTCGTTTGTTCATCTCTACAGCAAGTAA
- the LOC108460444 gene encoding uncharacterized protein LOC108460444 isoform X1: MSSMEIDFKQYELRCQLRGHEDDVRGICVCGSEGIATSSRDRTVRFWSLDSSDKRKYVSSKMLLGHSSFVGPLAWIAPDEEFPEGRIVSGGMDTMVFVWDLRTGEKVQSLKGHQLQVTGVVLDGGDIISSSVDCTLRRWRKGQPVESWEAHKSAIQAVIKLPSGELVSGSTDTTLKLWRGKTCLHTFSGHTDTVRGLAVMHGLGILSASHDGSIMLWAQSGEVLMVMVGHTSIVYSVDAHVSGLIVSGSEDRFAKIWKDGVCVQSLEHPGCVWDAKFLENGDIVTACSDGVVRIWTVDQENIADPVELEAYASELSEYKLSRKSVGGLKLVDLPGLEALQIPGTSDGQTKIVREGDNGVAYSWNMREQKWDKIGEVVDGPDDSMKRSVHDGVQYDYVFDVDIGDGEPIRKLPYNRSDNPYDTADKWLLKENLPLSYRQQIVEFILQNTGQKDFNIDPTFRDPYTGSSAYVPGQPSYASGISAKPTFKHIPKRGMLVFDAAQFDGILKKISEFNNTLLADLEKKDLSLTEPEISRLGAIVKILKDTSHYHTSRFADVDIALLLKLLKSWPVAMIFPVIDMLRMTVLHPDGATVLFRHVEVNDAVMEMIMKATTDPALPANLLTSIRAVTNFFKNSSYYGWLQKHRSDILDAFSSCLASPNKNLQLAYSTLILNYAVLLIEKKDEEGQSHVLSAALEIAEQETLEIDSRFRALVAIGSLMLEGLVKKLAMDFDVGNIAKAAKASKEAKIAEIGADIELLTKQS, encoded by the exons ATGAGTTCCATGGAAATCGATTTCAAGCAATATGAACTCCGCTGCCAATTACGAGGCCACGAAGACGAT gttcGCGGAATATGTGTTTGTGGAAGTGAAGGTATAGCCACTTCTTCTAGAGACAGAACGGTTAGGTTCTGGTCTCTTGATTCGTCAGATAAGCGTAAGTATGTTTCGTCTAAGATGCTATTAGGGCATTCGAGTTTCGTCGGTCCATTGGCTTGGATTGCACCAGATGAGGAGTTTCCTGAAGGTAGAATTGTTTCCGGTGGGATGGATACCATGGTTTTTGTTTGGGACTTGAGGACTGGAGAGAAAGTGCAGTCATTGAAGGGTCACCAATTGCAGGTTACCGGTGTTGTATTGGACGGTGGGGATATCATTTCCTCATCGGTTGATTG CACTTTAAGACGATGGAGGAAGGGTCAACCTGTTGAATCCTGGGAGGCACACAAGTCAGCCATTCAAGCTGTAATAAAGCTTCCTTCAGGAGAGCTAGTTTCAG GTTCAACTGACACAACCTTGAAACTTTGGAGAGGCAAGACTTGTTTGCACACTTTTTCTGGGCATACTG ATACTGTTCGGGGTTTGGCAGTTATGCATGGATTGGGGATTCTTTCTGCGTCCCATGATGG TTCCATCATGTTATGGGCACAAAGTGGTGAAGTATTAATGGTGATGGTTGGTCATACTTCCATTGTCTACTCAGTTGATGCTCATGTTTCTGGGCTTATTGTCAGTGGTAGCGAAGATCGTTTTGCAAAGATATGGAAAG ATGGGGTCTGTGTGCAAAGCTTAGAGCACCCTGGTTGTGTTTGGGATGCTAAATTTTTGGAAAATGGAGATATTGTGACTGCATGTTCAGATGGAGTTGTAAGAATTTGGACAGTAGATCAGGAGAATATTGCAGATCCTGTGGAACTTGAGGCATATGCTTCAGAACTTTCCGAATACAAATTGAGTAG GAAGAGTGTTGGTGGCTTGAAATTGGTAGATTTACCTGGGCTTGAGGCTTTGCAGATTCCAG GAACTAGTGATGGCCAGACAAAAATTGTTAGAGAAGGCGACAATGGTGTAGCTTATTCATGGAATATGAGAGAACAGAAATGGGATAAG ATTGGTGAAGTAGTTGATGGTCCAGATGACAGCATGAAGCGTTCAGTTCATGATGGAGTTCAATATGATTATG TATTCGATGTTGATATTGGCGATGGGGAGCCTATTCGTAAGTTACCTTATAATCGATCAG ATAATCCGTATGACACTGCTGATAAGTGGCTTCTGAAGGAGAACCTTCCTCTTTCTTACCGTCAACAAATCGTGGAGTTTATACTTCAAAATACTGGGCAAAAGGATTTCAATATTGATCCAACATTTCGTGATCCATATACTGGCT CTAGTGCTTATGTACCTGGGCAGCCATCATATGCTTCTG GTATTTCGGCTAAACCTACCTTTAAACATATCCCAAAG AGAGGAATGCTGGTTTTTGATGCGGCTCAATTTGATGGCATCCTCAAAAAGATTTCAGAGTTCAACAACACACTACTGGCTGACTTG GAAAAAAAGGACTTGTCTTTGACAGAACCGGAGATCTCTAGACTGGGTGCTATTGTTAAAATTCTGAAGGACACATCACATTACCATACAAGCAGGTTTGCTGATGTTGACATTGCGTTGTTGCTGAAATTGTTGAAATCATGGCCAGTTGCCATGATATTTCCTG TTATTGACATGCTGAGGATGACCGTTCTGCACCCTGATGGGGCAACAGTACTTTTCAGGCATGTTGAAGTCAATG ATGCGGTGATGGAAATGATTATGAAAGCCACGACTGATCCTGCACTTCCTGCAAATCTTTTAACCAGCATCCGTGCTGTAACTAACTTTTTCAAGAATTCAAGCTACTATGGCTGGCTGCAAAAGCATCGTAGTGAT ATTCTTGATGCATTTTCAAGTTGTCTTGCATCACCAAACAAGAATTTACAGTTGGCTTATTCAACCCTGATACTAAA TTATGCGGTGCTGCTAATTGAAAAGAAGGATGAAGAAGGTCAATCCCATGTTCTTTCAGCGGCTTTAGAG ATTGCTGAACAGGAAACTCTAGAGATTGATTCAAGATTCCGAGCTTTAGTTGCCATTGGATCACTG ATGCTTGAGGGTCTGGTGAAAAAACTAGCAATGGACTTTGATGTTGGGAACATTGCCAAAGCAGCAAAGGCTTCTAAGGAAGCCAAGATTGCAGAAATTGGAGCTGACATTGAACTGTTAACAAAACAGAGTTGA
- the LOC108461006 gene encoding pentatricopeptide repeat-containing protein At4g32450, mitochondrial-like, producing MQKKKPTFPGSLLQSFPRRLRSPCFTFVRRPLLSSLHRHRHLSAIGLCSSYLSVGVGVRALSRFLAAAGEASRYQSNASMSSKRPLVLSFNYLTALSKVRSSRRFPHSVTIFSKFLSTAPERWDFHRPSSTSQFEDSPYDTPSSLGYEQKQNGQALNPNQGFMVCPMDDYAGSPVGDNRNRYNSGLQPTRNQMGAMGQTGWYHHSHGETNGNLEISPNGIYVNGSWKGAEQGFHQNHDGMDWGNKRNELQDNSVYGNGNLRGYEADAQSTSNMQNQVGSYWEGPTEIRQNQYDLNLPRFTESQGSHMNSQGPNFSQYRQKPQDVYNFTSFGQVTNNINFYGQVSATSNLKEELTEDPETNSNSATVEMLEEFCKKGDVKEAVDVLVLMKQQGFHVDLAQILQLMKACGEVKALQEAKTVHEHLIGSFSPLKISIYNRILETYLKCGSTDDAFDVFEKMPRRNLTSWDTMITGLARNGLGEDALDLFSQFKQAGLKPDAKMFLGVFYSCGVVGDINEGMLHFSLMSSDYGIVPSMEHYVGVVDMLGSTGHLDEALEFIEKMPFEASADVWETLMNLCRTHGLLELGDRCAELVKQLDPSRLNEQSKAGLIPLKDSDLKKNEKKKLASQSPLEVRSRVNEYRAGDTSHPANDRIYALLRRLKEHMKEAGYVPETRFVLHDIDQESKEEALLAHSERLALANGLLTSPARGQIRIIKNLRVCGDCHAAFKIMSKIVGREIIMRDAKRFHHFSEGLCSCRDFW from the exons atgcaaaaaaaaaaaccaaccttCCCTGGCTCCCTGCTGCAGTCGTTCCCCCGTCGCCTCCGATCCCCGTGCTTCACCTTTGTCCGTCGGCCTCTCCTCTCTTCTTTGCATCGTCATCGCCATCTGTCGGCTATCGGCCTCTGCTCCTCATATCTGTCCGTCGGCGTCGGAGTAAGGGCTCTCTCTCGTTTTCTCGCTGCCGCTG GTGAAGCTTCAAGGTATCAAAGCAACGCGTCAATGTCCAGCAAGAGGCCTTTGGTTCTGTCCTTCAACTATCTCACCGCTTTATCTAAGGTACGTTCGTCACGGCGTTTCCCTCATTCAGTCACAATTTTCAGTAAGTTCCTCAGCACTGCCCCTGAAAGGTGGGATTTTCATAGGCCTAGTAGCACCTCTCAGTTTGAGGATTCTCCTTATGATACCCCAAGTTCACTAGGTTATGAGCAGAAACAAAATGGACAGGCCTTAAACCCAAACCAGGGTTTCATGGTATGTCCTATGGATGATTATGCGGGAAGTCCGGTTGGGGACAACCGTAATCGCTACAATAGTGGTTTGCAGCCAACAAGAAATCAGATGGGTGCCATGGGTCAAACTGGTTGGTATCATCATAGCCATGGGGAAACTAACGGGAACTTAGAGATAAGTCCAAACGGAATTTATGTAAATGGTTCTTGGAAGGGTGCTGAGCAAGGGTTTCATCAGAATCATGATGGAATGGACTGGGGAAACAAAAGAAATGAACTGCAGGATAACTCAGTTTATGGAAATGGAAACTTAAGAGGATATGAGGCTGATGCTCAAAGTACTTCCAATATGCAGAATCAAGTAGGTTCATATTGGGAAGGGCCTACAGAAATCAGACAGAATCAATATGATCTTAATTTACCAAGGTTTACAGAATCTCAAGGAAGCCATATGAATTCACAAGGCCCAAATTTCAGCCAGTACCGGCAGAAGCCACAAGATGTTTATAATTTTACTTCTTTTGGTCAAGTAACAAATAACATTAATTTTTATGGTCAAGTGTCTGCTACTTCTAATCTCAAGGAAGAGTTAACTGAGGATCCTGAAACTAACTCAAATAGTGCTACAGTTGAGATGCTAGAGGAATTTTGCAAAAAAGGGGATGTTAAAGAAGCTGTAGATGTTTTGGTGTTGATGAAACAGCAGGGTTTTCATGTGGATTTGGCCCAAATTTTGCAATTAATGAAGGCATGTGGGGAAGTGAAAGCTTTACAAGAAGCGAAAACTGTTCATGAACACCTCATAGGATCATTTTCACCTCTCAAAATAAGCATCTATAACAGGATTTTAGAGACATACTTAAAATGTGGTTCTACAGATGATGCATTTGATGTGTTTGAAAAGATGCCAAGGCGCAATCTGACATCTTGGGATACTATGATTACAGGGCTTGCTAGGAATGGGCTAGGAGAGGATGCCCTTGATCTGTTCTCTCAATTTAAGCAGGCAGGCTTGAAACCAGATGCCAAAATGTTCCTTGGAGTGTTTTACTCTTGTGGTGTCGTTGGTGATATTAATGAAGGAATGCTTCACTTTTCATTGATGAGCAGTGATTATGGTATTGTCCCTTCCATGGAGCATTATGTGGGTGTTGTTGACATGCTGGGAAGTACAGGGCATTTGGATGAAGCATTGGAATTCATTGAAAAGATGCCATTTGAAGCCAGTGCTGATGTctgggaaactttaatgaatctCTGCAGAACTCATGGGCTCTTGGAACTTGGGGATCGTTGTGCTGAGCTTGTGAAGCAGCTAGATCCCTCTCGCTTGAATGAACAATCAAAGGCAGGTCTCATACCTTTGAAAGATTCAGACCTTAAAAAGAATGAGAAGAAGAAATTGGCAAGTCAAAGTCCTCTTGAAGTCAGAAGCAGGGTCAACGAGTATCGTGCAGGAGATACATCACATCCCGCGAATGATAGAATCTATGCACTGCTAAGGCGTTTGAAAGAACATATGAAAGAAGCTGGTTATGTTCCAGAAACAAGATTTGTTTTGCACGATATAGATCAGGAAAGTAAGGAAGAAGCTCTTCTTGCTCATAGTGAGAGACTTGCTCTTGCTAATGGTCTCCTCACTAGTCCAGCTCGTGGACAGATTCGTATTATCAAGAACCTTCGTGTTTGTGGTGATTGTCATGCTGCATTTAAGATCATGTCCAAGATTGTTGGCAGAGAGATCATAATGCGAGATGCCAAGAGGTTTCATCATTTCAGTGAAGGGTTATGCTCTTGTCGAGATTTTTGGTGA
- the LOC108460444 gene encoding uncharacterized protein LOC108460444 isoform X2, with protein MSSMEIDFKQYELRCQLRGHEDDVRGICVCGSEGIATSSRDRTVRFWSLDSSDKRKYVSSKMLLGHSSFVGPLAWIAPDEEFPEGRIVSGGMDTMVFVWDLRTGEKVQSLKGHQLQVTGVVLDGGDIISSSVDCTLRRWRKGQPVESWEAHKSAIQAVIKLPSGELVSGSTDTTLKLWRGKTCLHTFSGHTDTVRGLAVMHGLGILSASHDGSIMLWAQSGEVLMVMVGHTSIVYSVDAHVSGLIVSGSEDRFAKIWKDGVCVQSLEHPGCVWDAKFLENGDIVTACSDGVVRIWTVDQENIADPVELEAYASELSEYKLSRKSVGGLKLVDLPGLEALQIPGTSDGQTKIVREGDNGVAYSWNMREQKWDKIGEVVDGPDDSMKRSVHDGVQYDYVFDVDIGDGEPIRKLPYNRSDNPYDTADKWLLKENLPLSYRQQIVEFILQNTGQKDFNIDPTFRDPYTGSSAYVPGQPSYASGISAKPTFKHIPKRGMLVFDAAQFDGILKKISEFNNTLLADLDLSLTEPEISRLGAIVKILKDTSHYHTSRFADVDIALLLKLLKSWPVAMIFPVIDMLRMTVLHPDGATVLFRHVEVNDAVMEMIMKATTDPALPANLLTSIRAVTNFFKNSSYYGWLQKHRSDILDAFSSCLASPNKNLQLAYSTLILNYAVLLIEKKDEEGQSHVLSAALEIAEQETLEIDSRFRALVAIGSLMLEGLVKKLAMDFDVGNIAKAAKASKEAKIAEIGADIELLTKQS; from the exons ATGAGTTCCATGGAAATCGATTTCAAGCAATATGAACTCCGCTGCCAATTACGAGGCCACGAAGACGAT gttcGCGGAATATGTGTTTGTGGAAGTGAAGGTATAGCCACTTCTTCTAGAGACAGAACGGTTAGGTTCTGGTCTCTTGATTCGTCAGATAAGCGTAAGTATGTTTCGTCTAAGATGCTATTAGGGCATTCGAGTTTCGTCGGTCCATTGGCTTGGATTGCACCAGATGAGGAGTTTCCTGAAGGTAGAATTGTTTCCGGTGGGATGGATACCATGGTTTTTGTTTGGGACTTGAGGACTGGAGAGAAAGTGCAGTCATTGAAGGGTCACCAATTGCAGGTTACCGGTGTTGTATTGGACGGTGGGGATATCATTTCCTCATCGGTTGATTG CACTTTAAGACGATGGAGGAAGGGTCAACCTGTTGAATCCTGGGAGGCACACAAGTCAGCCATTCAAGCTGTAATAAAGCTTCCTTCAGGAGAGCTAGTTTCAG GTTCAACTGACACAACCTTGAAACTTTGGAGAGGCAAGACTTGTTTGCACACTTTTTCTGGGCATACTG ATACTGTTCGGGGTTTGGCAGTTATGCATGGATTGGGGATTCTTTCTGCGTCCCATGATGG TTCCATCATGTTATGGGCACAAAGTGGTGAAGTATTAATGGTGATGGTTGGTCATACTTCCATTGTCTACTCAGTTGATGCTCATGTTTCTGGGCTTATTGTCAGTGGTAGCGAAGATCGTTTTGCAAAGATATGGAAAG ATGGGGTCTGTGTGCAAAGCTTAGAGCACCCTGGTTGTGTTTGGGATGCTAAATTTTTGGAAAATGGAGATATTGTGACTGCATGTTCAGATGGAGTTGTAAGAATTTGGACAGTAGATCAGGAGAATATTGCAGATCCTGTGGAACTTGAGGCATATGCTTCAGAACTTTCCGAATACAAATTGAGTAG GAAGAGTGTTGGTGGCTTGAAATTGGTAGATTTACCTGGGCTTGAGGCTTTGCAGATTCCAG GAACTAGTGATGGCCAGACAAAAATTGTTAGAGAAGGCGACAATGGTGTAGCTTATTCATGGAATATGAGAGAACAGAAATGGGATAAG ATTGGTGAAGTAGTTGATGGTCCAGATGACAGCATGAAGCGTTCAGTTCATGATGGAGTTCAATATGATTATG TATTCGATGTTGATATTGGCGATGGGGAGCCTATTCGTAAGTTACCTTATAATCGATCAG ATAATCCGTATGACACTGCTGATAAGTGGCTTCTGAAGGAGAACCTTCCTCTTTCTTACCGTCAACAAATCGTGGAGTTTATACTTCAAAATACTGGGCAAAAGGATTTCAATATTGATCCAACATTTCGTGATCCATATACTGGCT CTAGTGCTTATGTACCTGGGCAGCCATCATATGCTTCTG GTATTTCGGCTAAACCTACCTTTAAACATATCCCAAAG AGAGGAATGCTGGTTTTTGATGCGGCTCAATTTGATGGCATCCTCAAAAAGATTTCAGAGTTCAACAACACACTACTGGCTGACTTG GACTTGTCTTTGACAGAACCGGAGATCTCTAGACTGGGTGCTATTGTTAAAATTCTGAAGGACACATCACATTACCATACAAGCAGGTTTGCTGATGTTGACATTGCGTTGTTGCTGAAATTGTTGAAATCATGGCCAGTTGCCATGATATTTCCTG TTATTGACATGCTGAGGATGACCGTTCTGCACCCTGATGGGGCAACAGTACTTTTCAGGCATGTTGAAGTCAATG ATGCGGTGATGGAAATGATTATGAAAGCCACGACTGATCCTGCACTTCCTGCAAATCTTTTAACCAGCATCCGTGCTGTAACTAACTTTTTCAAGAATTCAAGCTACTATGGCTGGCTGCAAAAGCATCGTAGTGAT ATTCTTGATGCATTTTCAAGTTGTCTTGCATCACCAAACAAGAATTTACAGTTGGCTTATTCAACCCTGATACTAAA TTATGCGGTGCTGCTAATTGAAAAGAAGGATGAAGAAGGTCAATCCCATGTTCTTTCAGCGGCTTTAGAG ATTGCTGAACAGGAAACTCTAGAGATTGATTCAAGATTCCGAGCTTTAGTTGCCATTGGATCACTG ATGCTTGAGGGTCTGGTGAAAAAACTAGCAATGGACTTTGATGTTGGGAACATTGCCAAAGCAGCAAAGGCTTCTAAGGAAGCCAAGATTGCAGAAATTGGAGCTGACATTGAACTGTTAACAAAACAGAGTTGA
- the LOC108458487 gene encoding uncharacterized protein LOC108458487, protein MDTAQNPDSDHKKTDLPSSASVYLDPNYWNQRFSNEEHYEWFKDYSHFRHLMQSHIKPNSSVLELGCGNSQLCEELYKDGITDITCIDLSSVAVERMKERLLSKGYEEIKVLEADMLDLPFSNECFDVVIEKGTMDVLFVDSGDPWNPQPATISKVMAMLEGVHKVLKPNGIFISITFGQPHFRKPFFHNAKFTWSIEWSTFGDGFHYFFYILRKGRRSSDDEDSIEKIQMPSISLYHEELEGEDYIFRTNIEELNS, encoded by the exons atggatacGGCTCAAAACCCAGATTCAGATCATAAAAAAACCGACCTTCCTTCATCGGCCTCGGTCTATCTTGATCCTAACTACTG GAACCAGCGTTTCTCTAATGAAGAACACTATGAATGGTTCAAAGATTATTCTCATTTTCGCCATCTCATGCAATCCCATATCAAACCCAATTCCTCA GTGCTGGAACTGGGTTGTGGGAACTCACAGTTGTGTGAAGAGCTCTACAAGGATGGTATCACAGACATAACTTGCATTGATTTGTCATCTGTTGCGGTAGAGAGGATGAAGGAAAGGCTGTTGTCTAAGGGATACGAAG AAATAAAAGTCCTGGAAGCAGACATGCTAGACCTTCCCTTTAGCAATGAGTGTTTCGATGTGGTTATTGAGAAAGGAACCATG GATGTACTGTTTGTGGACAGTGGGGACCCATGGAATCCACAGCCAGCAACAATATCCAAGGTCATGGCAATGCTTGAAGGTGTTCATAAAGTTTTGAAACCCAACGGCATTTTCATATCTATTACTTTCGGCCAG CCACATTTCAGGAAACCTTTCTTTCATAATGCCAAGTTTACGTGGTCAATCGAATGGAGTACTTTTGGAGATGGATTTCACTATTTTTTCTATATATTGAGGAAG GGAAGGCGGTCTTCAGATGATGAGGACTCCATCGAAAAGATCCAGATGCCATCAATTTCTCTATATCATGAAGAGTTAGAGGGTGAAGATTATATTTTTCGGACCAATATCGAAGAGTTAAACAGTTAG